One Natronorubrum halophilum genomic window, AGTACGGCGAACAGCGGGCCGGTCGAGACCGGACTGTCGTCGCCGTCTCCGGACGATCCGCCGTCGCCCGCCGGCTCGCTTCCGTTGCCCACGCCGGGCGGTTCGGACGGCACTTCTGCCTCGCTTCCGAACAGCGAGAGGACCTCTACGAGGATGTATCCGAGTGCGACCGCTACGACGAGAACAACGAGTCCGATGGCGATCAGTTTGACCGCCTCGCGTCGATGCGCGAGGAGGTACCAGACGAGCGCGAGCGCGAGGAGGACGATCACGATGGCGGCCAGAACCTCGAGAAACGGCGGGACGCCGCCGTCGCCCGTCGCGGGCGGTGGCTGACCGGCACCGCCGTCGCCGCCCGCCCCGCCGCCGGTACCGCCGGGGTCGGTCTCGAGCGGTGAACGAACGGTTGCTGCCGCTAGCGCGATCGCGACGATCGCCCCGACCACGACGACCAGTCGGACGAGTGGATTGGATTCGGTCACCGGTTAGCGGGAGCTACCGGCCCGTCGATAATAAAAGAATACCATCACGATCGCAGGCGGAACGACACATCGCACGGCGACAACGCCGTTTTTGGACGTTGTTCTGTGGTTCGAGCGCCGCGAACTCTCGGCACACTCACCCCGAGAACCGACTGTTACGTTCGACCGGACGTCGCTGCTGGGGTGTCACCTCGTCCCGTCGTCGCCACCTTTCGTTGCGCTTAAGTACCCGTCGGCGGTAGAATCGGGTACGATACGTGTAGGGGACCAGTCCCCGAGTCCACAGGGGCGATGATAAAGAAACGGTGTTGTGGTAGCCAAGCGGCCCAAGGCGCATGGTTGCTAACCATGTGGCGTCAAGCCTCCGGGGTTCAAATCCCCGCCGCAACGTCGGATATGCTGGCGAACTCTCGCCAGTATTCAACTACGCTGGCGCGCTTGTGCCAGCCACGTTTGCAACGCGCGCACACCAGACACACATACACGACACATGAGCGAGGAAGAACCTCAAGAACAACAGGACGACGAAGATCTTCAGTACTTCGTCCGCATCGGGCAGACAGACCTCGATGGGACGAAGTCCGTCGAGCGCTCGCTCTCGGAGATGAACGGGATCGGTCGACGAACCGCCCGACTCATCGCCGACGAAGCGGGTGTCGACCGGACAGCGACGTTCGGTCGACTCGACGATGACGTCATCGACGGCGTTGTCGAGATCGTAGAGAACTACGCTGGGAACGTTCCGGACTGGCTCAACAATCGCCAGTCGGACTTCTACACCGGGGAAACGACTCACGAGATCGGTAACGATCTCCAGTTGACCCGCCAGCACGATATCAACCGGATGAAGATGATTGACTCGTACAAAGGCTCTCGCCACAAGCGCGGACAGAAGGTCCGCGGACAGCGAACCAAGTCCACCGGTCGTACGGAGGGCACCATTGGAGTCAACGTCGAAGAGATCCGCGAAGAACAGGCAGAAGAAGCTGCCGCCGCCGAAGAGGAGGATGACGAATAATGCCGCTCGGAACCGACACCAAACAGTACGAGACGCCGAATCACCCCTATCAGGGTGAACGTATTGCCTCCGAGCACTCCCTCCTCGACCGCTACGGCCTCTCGAACAAAGAAGAGCTCTGGCGAGCACAGTCCGAACTTCGCTCCTACCGGCGCGAGGCTCGAGACCTGCTCGGCCAGGCCCAGGACGACGAGACCGTCATCCGCCGCTCCGAGGACTTCCTCGGTCGGCTCAAACGCGTCGGCATCCTCGACGAAGGCGACGAACTCGGTGACGTGCTGTCACTCGAGATCGAGGACGTCCTCGAGCGCCGACTCCAGACGGTCGCCTACCGCAAGGGACTAGCGAACACGCCACAGCAGGCTCGGCAGTTCATCGTACACGGGCACGTCGTGATCGGCGACCAGCGCCAGCGCATCCCGTCGTACGTCGTCGACGTCGACGAGGAGGACCTCGTCGCGTTCGACGAGAACAGTCCTCTCGCGGACGATCTCCACCCGGAACGAGCGGAGGGTCAATAACATGAGCCAGGACGACGATAAATGGGGCGTAGCCCACGTACACGCATCGTTCAACAACACCGTCATGACCGTGACTGACCTCACGGGCGCGGAAACGATCGCCAAGTCCTCCGGCGGGACGGCGGTCAAGCAGAACCGCGACGAGGCGTCGCCGTACGCGGCCATGCAGATGGCCGAGTCCGTCGCCGAAGAAGTCAAGGCAGCCGGCATCACGGGGCTGCACGTTCGCGTCCGCGGTCCCGGCGGCAACCTACAGAAGTCCCCCGGTCCCGGCGCGCAGGCGACCATCCGCGCACTCGCCCGCTCGGGAATCGAGATCGGGCGCATCGAAGACGTGACGCCGGTCCCACACGACGGATCGCGCGCACCGAAAGGCAAGGGCGGCTACTAGATCCATGACAGAAGAGTACGACGTCGAGTTCGTCGAACGTGAGGAACGTCACGCACGATTCCTCGTCCGCGGTGTCACACCCGCCTTCGCCAACGGTCTTCGTCGAGCGATGCTCGCCGACGTGCCGACGATGGCGATCGATACCGTCAGGTTCGTCGAGAACTCGTCGGTCATGTTCGACGAACAACTCGCGCTTCGACTCGGGCTCGTCCCGCTGACGACCCCACCCGAAGGCGAGTTCGCCGAGGACGACACCGTGACGCTCTCGATCGACGTCGAAGGGCCCGCCACAGCCTACTCGGGCGATCTCGTCTCGAGCGACGATATCGTTCAACCCGCAGACGATAACGTTCCGATCATCGACCTCAAGGACGACCAGCGTCTCGAGGCCGAGGCCGATGCCGCCTTTAACCGCGGTAAAAACCACGCGAAGCACCAGGGTGCTGTGGCCGCTGGCTACCGGCACCTCCAGCGAGTGGAGGTCGTCGGCGACCTTCCGGAGTTCGAAGAGCCGGAATCTCGCATTATTCGCGGCGTCATCGAAGAGGACGGCGAGCTCGTGGCGACTAGCGAGT contains:
- a CDS encoding 30S ribosomal protein S13; translation: MSEEEPQEQQDDEDLQYFVRIGQTDLDGTKSVERSLSEMNGIGRRTARLIADEAGVDRTATFGRLDDDVIDGVVEIVENYAGNVPDWLNNRQSDFYTGETTHEIGNDLQLTRQHDINRMKMIDSYKGSRHKRGQKVRGQRTKSTGRTEGTIGVNVEEIREEQAEEAAAAEEEDDE
- a CDS encoding 30S ribosomal protein S4, with amino-acid sequence MPLGTDTKQYETPNHPYQGERIASEHSLLDRYGLSNKEELWRAQSELRSYRREARDLLGQAQDDETVIRRSEDFLGRLKRVGILDEGDELGDVLSLEIEDVLERRLQTVAYRKGLANTPQQARQFIVHGHVVIGDQRQRIPSYVVDVDEEDLVAFDENSPLADDLHPERAEGQ
- a CDS encoding 30S ribosomal protein S11, producing the protein MSQDDDKWGVAHVHASFNNTVMTVTDLTGAETIAKSSGGTAVKQNRDEASPYAAMQMAESVAEEVKAAGITGLHVRVRGPGGNLQKSPGPGAQATIRALARSGIEIGRIEDVTPVPHDGSRAPKGKGGY
- a CDS encoding DNA-directed RNA polymerase subunit D, coding for MTEEYDVEFVEREERHARFLVRGVTPAFANGLRRAMLADVPTMAIDTVRFVENSSVMFDEQLALRLGLVPLTTPPEGEFAEDDTVTLSIDVEGPATAYSGDLVSSDDIVQPADDNVPIIDLKDDQRLEAEADAAFNRGKNHAKHQGAVAAGYRHLQRVEVVGDLPEFEEPESRIIRGVIEEDGELVATSEFDNDLSNRYPGKEVEVEDVPNAFVFNIETDGSFSAEELVARAADSIESRATELEDAVQL